The following proteins are co-located in the Gemmatimonadales bacterium genome:
- a CDS encoding PPC domain-containing DNA-binding protein, protein MQHKLLATADGQRTFALIFETGDEVLDGLHAFAREQHLAGSRFTAIGACREVTLGYFEWQSKQYRPIPVQEQVEVLSLVGDVSLAPDGQPKVHAHLVVGKSDGTAHGGHLLRAIVRPTLEVMLTEEPAHLQRVFDPAAGIALIRV, encoded by the coding sequence ATGCAGCACAAGCTTCTGGCGACGGCCGACGGGCAGCGGACGTTCGCGCTGATCTTCGAGACCGGCGACGAGGTGCTGGATGGGCTGCACGCGTTCGCCCGCGAGCAGCATCTGGCCGGGAGCCGCTTCACCGCGATTGGCGCATGCCGCGAGGTGACGCTGGGCTACTTCGAATGGCAGTCCAAGCAGTACCGGCCGATCCCGGTCCAGGAGCAGGTCGAGGTGCTGTCGCTCGTAGGTGATGTGAGCCTGGCGCCCGACGGGCAGCCCAAGGTGCATGCGCACCTGGTGGTGGGCAAGTCCGACGGCACAGCGCACGGAGGGCATCTCCTGCGGGCCATCGTGCGGCCGACGCTCGAGGTGATGCTGACCGAGGAGCCGGCGCACCTGCAGCGGGTGTTCGATCCCGCCGCGGGGATTGCGCTGATCCGGGTCTGA
- a CDS encoding tautomerase family protein translates to MPLVNISILKGKSPAYVKAIGDGVNSAVIETMGFPADDRYQIITEHEPYCLEHQTRTADRVMMYLIMRSGRPAEAKKAFYRKAVENLARDPGIDPANVLITIVENRDIDWSFRDGVAQFVP, encoded by the coding sequence ATGCCGCTGGTCAACATCTCCATCCTCAAGGGCAAGTCGCCCGCGTATGTCAAAGCCATTGGCGACGGCGTCAACTCCGCCGTAATCGAAACGATGGGCTTTCCGGCCGACGACCGCTACCAGATCATCACGGAACACGAGCCCTATTGCCTCGAGCACCAGACGCGCACCGCCGATCGGGTAATGATGTACCTCATCATGCGGAGCGGGCGGCCGGCCGAGGCGAAGAAGGCGTTCTACCGGAAGGCGGTGGAGAATCTGGCGCGCGATCCCGGCATCGATCCGGCCAACGTGCTCATCACGATCGTCGAGAACCGCGACATCGACTGGTCGTTCCGCGACGGTGTCGCGCAGTTCGTTCCGTAG
- a CDS encoding cysteine synthase family protein, producing the protein MMHSAPTILDTIGNTSLLPLRHVVPDNGARILLKLESENPTGSMKDRMALAMIEAPELDGRLPPGGAVVEYTGGSTGVSLALVCAVKRHPLHIVTSDAFAKEKLDHMRLLGAELTIVPSVGGRMTEKLTKDMIAEAGAIAARTGAYWTDQMRNEDQIGAYVKLADEIWGQMEGRLTAFVQSVGTAASLRGTAEELRRRNGRICIIAVEPSESAVLSGGPSGAHKIDGVGAGYVVPLWHPGIADSIERVSTADARAMAFRLAREEGLFCGTSTGGNVVAALRLAERLGGDATIVTVMVDTGMKYLKSFGA; encoded by the coding sequence ATGATGCACTCCGCGCCGACGATTCTCGATACGATTGGCAATACGTCCTTGCTCCCGCTGCGTCACGTCGTTCCCGACAACGGCGCGCGCATCCTGCTCAAGCTCGAAAGTGAAAACCCCACCGGCAGCATGAAGGACCGGATGGCGCTGGCAATGATCGAGGCGCCGGAGCTCGATGGGCGGCTGCCGCCGGGCGGCGCCGTGGTCGAATACACCGGCGGCAGCACCGGGGTCTCGCTGGCCCTTGTCTGTGCCGTGAAGCGCCATCCGCTCCACATCGTCACCTCGGATGCGTTCGCCAAAGAAAAGCTCGATCACATGCGGCTGCTCGGCGCCGAGCTCACCATCGTACCGAGCGTCGGCGGCAGGATGACGGAAAAGCTGACGAAGGACATGATCGCCGAGGCGGGCGCCATCGCGGCGCGGACCGGCGCTTACTGGACCGACCAGATGCGCAACGAGGACCAGATCGGCGCATACGTCAAGCTCGCGGACGAAATCTGGGGGCAGATGGAAGGCAGGCTGACGGCTTTCGTACAGAGCGTCGGTACGGCGGCGTCGCTGCGCGGGACTGCAGAAGAGCTGCGTCGCCGAAACGGTCGCATTTGCATTATTGCGGTCGAGCCATCGGAGTCCGCGGTGCTGTCCGGCGGCCCATCGGGCGCGCACAAGATCGACGGCGTTGGTGCAGGGTACGTCGTGCCTCTCTGGCACCCGGGCATCGCGGATTCCATCGAGCGCGTATCGACGGCGGACGCCAGAGCCATGGCATTCCGCCTTGCGCGCGAGGAGGGACTCTTCTGCGGCACGTCCACCGGTGGCAACGTGGTGGCCGCGCTCCGCCTGGCGGAGCGGCTCGGCGGCGATGCGACGATCGTCACCGTCATGGTTGATACCGGGATGAAGTATCTGAAATCCTTTGGAGCGTGA
- a CDS encoding tRNA (cytidine(34)-2'-O)-methyltransferase, with amino-acid sequence MALHVVLIEPRIPPNTGNIARLCAATDTPLHLIEPLGFKLDHREVQRAALDYWDKADLWVHHDWFAFRDAISRDRCLYFSANAERDYRDAPYRSNSCLVFGNETDGLPQRILDKHPDRCFRIPMPGDVRSLNLANAVSIVLYEGLRQLGVGVPEAGLGV; translated from the coding sequence ATGGCTTTGCACGTCGTGCTCATCGAGCCTCGCATTCCGCCGAACACAGGCAACATCGCCCGCCTCTGCGCGGCCACCGACACGCCGCTTCATCTCATCGAGCCGCTCGGCTTCAAGCTCGACCACCGCGAGGTGCAGCGCGCGGCGCTGGACTACTGGGACAAGGCCGACCTCTGGGTACACCACGACTGGTTCGCCTTCCGCGATGCGATCAGCCGCGACCGCTGCCTGTACTTCTCCGCCAACGCGGAGCGGGACTACCGGGACGCGCCCTACCGGAGCAACAGTTGCCTCGTTTTCGGCAACGAGACCGACGGCCTGCCGCAGCGCATTCTGGACAAGCATCCCGACCGCTGCTTCAGGATTCCGATGCCGGGTGACGTGCGGAGCCTCAACCTGGCCAACGCGGTGAGCATTGTACTCTACGAAGGGCTCAGGCAGCTTGGTGTCGGCGTGCCCGAAGCAGGGCTCGGCGTCTAG
- a CDS encoding nuclear transport factor 2 family protein, with product MDLERAARDAEDRFFGALLGRDRAALERVLTSDFVLIDVMTGSEIPGAVLLDLVGAGQLVFETIDRVDARVRVYGDAAVVTGQTRMRGRFGEQSFGAHSRYTHIYVSDGRECRLASAQGTPIAPAAA from the coding sequence ATGGATCTCGAGCGCGCGGCCCGCGACGCCGAGGACCGGTTTTTCGGCGCGCTGCTCGGGCGGGACCGCGCCGCCCTAGAGCGCGTGCTCACATCCGACTTCGTTCTCATCGACGTGATGACCGGCTCGGAGATTCCGGGCGCGGTGCTGCTCGACCTGGTCGGCGCGGGGCAGCTCGTGTTCGAGACGATTGACCGGGTGGATGCACGCGTGCGGGTCTACGGCGATGCAGCGGTCGTCACCGGGCAGACCCGCATGCGGGGACGGTTCGGTGAGCAGAGCTTCGGCGCCCATAGTCGCTACACGCACATCTACGTGTCGGACGGCCGCGAGTGCAGGCTGGCCTCGGCGCAGGGTACGCCGATCGCGCCGGCGGCGGCGTGA
- a CDS encoding DinB family protein, producing MPADSALREQVAALLDWSDAHVNFDAAVANLPAALRGQAPAGLPYSPWQLLEHLRLAQHDILDFCRHAGYEQLTWPDDYWPRTAAPPSAAAWDESVQSFRADRSALQAMSRDPSLDLGARIPHGTGQTFLRELLLAADHAAYHVGELIVVRRLLGAWPAHS from the coding sequence ATGCCGGCAGACAGCGCGCTGCGCGAGCAGGTGGCCGCGCTCCTCGATTGGTCGGACGCCCATGTGAATTTCGATGCCGCGGTGGCCAACCTGCCCGCGGCCCTGCGCGGCCAGGCGCCGGCCGGGTTGCCATACTCTCCGTGGCAACTGCTCGAGCACCTTCGCCTCGCGCAGCACGACATCCTCGACTTCTGCCGGCATGCCGGCTACGAGCAGCTCACGTGGCCTGACGATTACTGGCCGCGCACGGCCGCGCCGCCCTCGGCCGCCGCTTGGGACGAGAGCGTGCAGTCGTTTCGCGCCGATCGCTCGGCGCTTCAGGCGATGTCGCGGGATCCGTCGCTGGATCTGGGCGCGCGCATCCCGCACGGCACGGGGCAGACGTTCCTCCGCGAGCTGCTGCTCGCCGCCGACCATGCGGCGTATCATGTGGGCGAGCTAATAGTCGTGCGCCGGCTGCTCGGCGCGTGGCCCGCGCACTCGTGA
- a CDS encoding amidohydrolase family protein → MGLLIALPVVSPGALAQARAPGVAPFIAVDDAVVALAHVRVIDGTGAPARDDQTLVIANGRIAALGPASSTTVPAGAKMLDKSGYTVIPGLVGMHDHLYYSASISAQRGPDGRIAEPGFYVDELPYSAPRLYLAAGVTTLRTTGSVEPYTDLKVRQRIESGAMPGPHIDVTAPYLEGKGTAFAQMHELDGPDDARRLVSYWSGEGMTSFKAYMNITRAELAAAVAEAHRLGHKLTGHLCSVTWPEAIAAGIDDFEHGPVFTDTEFVPDKKADECPSGAARAQSWDRIAIDGPEVKRLIASLVTHHVAVTSTLPVFELFMMGRPRLEQRVLDAMSAEARSSYLTERAAVSTAGNANALPEATLKKEMDFERAFAKAGGLLLAGPDPTGNGGVLPGFGDQREIELLVEAGFSAADAIRIATLNGARFLGRDDRIGALAPGKQADVVVIKGDPTRTIADIENVELVFKDGVGYDAPKLIESVRGKVGIW, encoded by the coding sequence GTGGGTCTCCTCATTGCGCTGCCGGTCGTGTCGCCAGGCGCGCTCGCCCAGGCCCGCGCGCCCGGTGTGGCGCCGTTCATCGCGGTGGACGACGCGGTGGTGGCGCTGGCGCACGTGCGGGTGATCGACGGCACCGGCGCCCCGGCACGCGACGATCAGACGCTGGTGATCGCGAACGGGCGCATCGCGGCGCTCGGCCCCGCATCGAGCACAACGGTGCCCGCGGGTGCCAAGATGCTGGACAAGAGCGGCTATACCGTCATCCCCGGCCTCGTCGGCATGCACGATCATCTGTACTACTCCGCGTCGATCTCGGCGCAGCGGGGGCCGGACGGCCGGATTGCGGAGCCGGGGTTCTACGTCGATGAGCTGCCGTACTCCGCGCCGCGCCTGTACCTCGCGGCGGGTGTCACCACGCTCCGCACCACTGGCAGCGTCGAGCCGTACACCGATCTCAAGGTGCGGCAGCGCATCGAGAGCGGCGCAATGCCGGGCCCGCACATCGACGTCACGGCGCCCTACCTGGAGGGCAAGGGGACCGCGTTCGCCCAGATGCACGAGCTGGACGGCCCGGACGATGCGCGCCGCCTCGTCTCGTACTGGAGCGGCGAGGGGATGACCTCGTTCAAGGCGTATATGAACATCACCCGCGCGGAGCTGGCCGCGGCGGTGGCCGAGGCGCACCGGCTCGGGCACAAGCTCACCGGGCACCTCTGCTCGGTCACCTGGCCCGAGGCCATCGCGGCCGGTATCGATGATTTCGAGCACGGTCCGGTCTTCACTGACACCGAGTTCGTCCCGGACAAGAAGGCTGACGAATGTCCGTCGGGGGCCGCCCGTGCCCAATCGTGGGACCGTATCGCCATCGACGGTCCCGAGGTGAAGCGGCTCATCGCGAGCCTCGTCACGCACCATGTTGCGGTGACCTCGACGCTCCCGGTGTTCGAGCTGTTCATGATGGGGCGGCCGCGGCTCGAGCAGCGCGTGCTCGATGCGATGTCGGCCGAAGCGCGCTCGAGCTATCTCACCGAACGTGCGGCAGTGAGCACGGCCGGCAATGCGAATGCGCTGCCCGAGGCCACGCTCAAGAAGGAGATGGACTTCGAGCGGGCGTTCGCCAAGGCCGGCGGCTTGCTCCTCGCCGGCCCCGACCCCACGGGCAACGGCGGCGTGCTCCCGGGCTTCGGCGATCAGCGGGAAATCGAGCTGCTGGTGGAGGCCGGCTTCAGCGCGGCGGACGCCATCCGCATCGCCACGTTGAACGGCGCGCGCTTCCTCGGCCGGGACGACCGGATCGGCGCGCTGGCGCCGGGCAAGCAGGCCGACGTCGTGGTCATCAAGGGCGATCCCACGCGGACGATCGCCGACATCGAGAACGTCGAGCTTGTGTTCAAGGATGGCGTGGGCTACGACGCGCCCAAGCTGATCGAGTCGGTGCGCGGCAAGGTGGGAATCTGGTGA
- a CDS encoding HU family DNA-binding protein: MTKADLVEQVTASIARTAGPMISKKDCARVVDAFLEAVKDALKAQQNIEVRGFGTFKIRRRKTRMARNPRTGDPVEVAARPVPVFKPSKELRALVAEEDAPDVEPAEPVQGA; encoded by the coding sequence ATGACCAAGGCCGATCTCGTCGAGCAGGTGACAGCGTCGATCGCCCGCACCGCGGGCCCGATGATCTCCAAGAAAGACTGCGCGCGCGTGGTGGACGCCTTTCTCGAGGCGGTGAAAGACGCGCTCAAGGCTCAACAGAACATCGAGGTGCGGGGGTTCGGCACCTTCAAGATCCGCCGTCGCAAGACCCGCATGGCGCGGAACCCGCGCACCGGCGATCCGGTTGAAGTAGCCGCGCGTCCGGTGCCCGTGTTCAAGCCCAGCAAAGAGTTGCGGGCGCTCGTCGCCGAGGAGGATGCGCCCGACGTGGAACCGGCGGAGCCGGTGCAGGGCGCCTGA
- a CDS encoding MoaD/ThiS family protein, which translates to MSVSRTASEPVSIGATIAVRVLLFASYAEALGRESLELTLAAPANVASVLRALSAMPGGDRLPQRPLCAVNLAHSRPDAPLTEGDEVAILPPVAGG; encoded by the coding sequence GTGAGTGTGTCGCGTACCGCGTCCGAACCAGTCTCCATCGGCGCCACGATCGCCGTACGGGTGCTCCTCTTCGCGAGTTATGCCGAGGCGCTGGGGCGGGAGTCGCTCGAGCTCACGCTCGCCGCGCCGGCCAACGTTGCGTCGGTGCTCCGCGCGCTCAGCGCCATGCCGGGCGGCGACCGGCTGCCCCAGCGCCCGCTCTGCGCCGTGAACCTCGCGCACAGCCGGCCCGACGCGCCGCTCACCGAAGGAGACGAGGTCGCCATCCTGCCCCCGGTGGCAGGTGGGTAA
- a CDS encoding formylglycine-generating enzyme family protein, whose protein sequence is MRWLGLIGLMMVGACLPHASRRAGEEFDDCAGAGWCPRMVRIPAGSFTMGAAPGESPDPFFREGPQHRVSVRGFALGKLDVTHGEWAAFVAATHRATPRGCAWTGRVPDGQVDSAGSWRDPGFAQDDRHPVVCVTWDDAQDYVRWLSARTGHRYRLPSEAEWEYAARAGSTTRYPWGDTASHAHANYGADSGFRPLAAGRDRWLHTSPAGAFPPNAFGLYDMNGNVLQYVQDCFAPSYAGLPTDGSAYETDTTLELTGELAVLNGERACSLRAARGGDWNDPPAEIRSAFRNFGPPPGQSLHDYRSTGVAFRVARDLD, encoded by the coding sequence GTGCGCTGGCTCGGGCTCATCGGGCTCATGATGGTGGGCGCCTGCTTGCCCCACGCGAGCCGGCGGGCGGGAGAAGAGTTCGACGACTGCGCCGGCGCCGGCTGGTGTCCGCGCATGGTGAGGATTCCGGCCGGAAGCTTCACGATGGGCGCGGCCCCAGGTGAATCGCCCGATCCATTCTTCCGGGAAGGTCCGCAGCACCGCGTGAGCGTGCGCGGCTTTGCCCTGGGGAAGCTCGATGTGACCCACGGAGAGTGGGCGGCGTTCGTCGCGGCGACGCACCGCGCCACGCCGAGGGGCTGCGCCTGGACCGGACGCGTTCCGGACGGGCAGGTGGACTCCGCGGGCTCCTGGCGCGATCCCGGCTTCGCGCAGGACGATCGGCACCCCGTGGTTTGCGTTACATGGGACGACGCCCAGGACTACGTGCGCTGGTTGAGCGCGCGCACCGGCCATCGCTATCGCCTGCCGAGCGAGGCCGAGTGGGAGTACGCGGCGCGCGCGGGAAGCACGACCCGCTATCCGTGGGGCGACACGGCGAGCCATGCCCACGCGAACTACGGTGCCGATTCGGGCTTCCGGCCGCTGGCGGCGGGGCGTGACCGGTGGCTGCACACCTCTCCCGCGGGCGCCTTCCCGCCGAATGCGTTCGGCCTCTATGACATGAACGGCAACGTCCTGCAATACGTGCAGGACTGTTTCGCGCCGTCGTACGCCGGACTTCCGACCGACGGCTCCGCGTACGAGACGGACACCACCCTCGAGCTTACGGGCGAGCTGGCCGTGCTCAACGGAGAGCGCGCGTGCTCTCTGCGTGCAGCCCGTGGCGGAGACTGGAACGACCCGCCGGCGGAGATCCGCTCCGCGTTCCGCAACTTCGGCCCGCCGCCGGGCCAGTCGCTCCATGATTACCGCAGCACCGGCGTCGCCTTCCGCGTAGCGCGCGACCTCGACTGA
- a CDS encoding PQQ-binding-like beta-propeller repeat protein: protein MPNPSAAAFAALSLLFAAVPARHTPPDLRVVEYAIPRAGNFPHDPAVGPDGIVWYTDQHNSYIGRLDPTTGRITDYPTPTPRSGPHGIIVAPGGAVWYTAQRAGRLGRLDPATGRITEFPLPAAVRNPHTPLFNGGKIWFTDADNSAYGRLDPATGRVDVFRTPTPNAVPYGITNASNGAIWIAMLGTNKLGRVDPTSGTMQEYPLPDPGARPRRLAVDRYGTIWYTDFARGYLGALDPASGRVQEWKSPSDKAGPYGIAVGPDGRIWYDEAATNLMVAFDPVRERMDTLRIPSAPCIVRNIAVDFRRGRIWLAESGVGRLGLIDAAASPAR from the coding sequence ATGCCAAACCCATCCGCTGCGGCATTCGCCGCCCTGTCGCTCCTCTTTGCCGCGGTGCCGGCTCGCCACACGCCGCCTGACCTCCGCGTCGTCGAATACGCCATCCCGCGCGCCGGCAATTTCCCCCACGATCCCGCCGTCGGTCCGGACGGCATCGTGTGGTACACCGACCAGCACAACAGCTACATCGGCCGGCTCGACCCGACAACGGGCAGGATCACCGACTATCCGACGCCCACGCCTCGCTCCGGGCCCCACGGCATCATCGTCGCGCCCGGTGGCGCTGTGTGGTACACCGCGCAGCGCGCCGGGCGGCTCGGCCGGCTCGATCCCGCCACCGGCCGAATCACCGAGTTTCCACTCCCCGCCGCCGTGCGCAACCCGCACACGCCGCTCTTCAACGGGGGGAAGATCTGGTTCACCGATGCGGACAACAGCGCCTACGGGCGGCTGGATCCGGCCACCGGCCGCGTGGACGTCTTCCGCACACCGACGCCCAACGCCGTACCGTACGGCATCACCAATGCGAGCAACGGCGCGATCTGGATCGCGATGCTCGGCACCAACAAGCTCGGTCGGGTGGACCCGACGAGCGGGACGATGCAGGAGTATCCGCTGCCCGATCCCGGCGCCCGCCCGCGCCGGCTCGCCGTGGACCGCTACGGGACGATCTGGTACACCGACTTTGCGCGAGGCTATCTCGGCGCGCTCGACCCCGCGAGCGGCCGGGTGCAGGAATGGAAGTCGCCGTCGGACAAGGCGGGACCGTATGGAATTGCCGTCGGGCCGGACGGACGCATCTGGTACGACGAAGCCGCCACCAATCTCATGGTCGCGTTCGATCCGGTGCGCGAGCGGATGGACACGCTGCGGATCCCGAGCGCACCGTGCATCGTGCGGAACATCGCGGTCGACTTCCGCCGCGGCCGGATCTGGCTCGCGGAGAGCGGCGTGGGGCGGCTTGGACTGATCGATGCGGCCGCGTCACCCGCACGGTAG
- a CDS encoding epoxide hydrolase, producing the protein MQAGLGAGYADRAGGGVTGAAGSPVLPELRPTPYAIRVEDDVLDDLRTRIRRTRWPDQLPGIGWEQGTELGYLRELLAYWADGFDWRARERELNDFHHYRAELDGLGIHFVHERGTGRDAVPLVLTHGWPSTFLELLPLVPLLTNPAAHGLDAPAFDVVIPSLPGYGFSDRPARQGMTMPYVAGLWHRLMHGLGYERYGAVGGDFGAAVSAYLGRDHPGSVIGIHLYTLDVAPYAGPGARPLTEVEAAYDAYMETWWRAEGGYKQIQATKPGTVGYGLNDSPAGLAAWLIEKWRSWGGCAGDVERGFSRDFLLSTLTIYWATQTITSSMRTYYDDRRLGPVGPHDYVGVPTAVAVFNHMTIPEGVPPREWVERLYAVRRWTEMPRGGHFAACEEPELLARDIGAFFGELCQRRE; encoded by the coding sequence GTGCAGGCTGGCCTCGGCGCAGGGTACGCCGATCGCGCCGGCGGCGGCGTGACCGGCGCCGCGGGGTCGCCCGTGCTGCCTGAGCTTCGGCCCACTCCCTACGCGATCCGGGTCGAGGACGACGTGCTGGACGATCTTCGCACGCGAATCCGGCGCACGCGCTGGCCCGACCAGCTCCCCGGGATCGGCTGGGAGCAAGGCACCGAGCTCGGCTATCTGCGCGAGCTGCTCGCGTACTGGGCCGACGGGTTCGACTGGCGCGCACGCGAGCGCGAGTTGAACGACTTTCACCATTACCGCGCTGAGCTGGACGGTCTCGGCATCCACTTCGTCCACGAGCGCGGCACCGGACGCGACGCCGTTCCCCTGGTGCTGACCCACGGGTGGCCAAGTACGTTTCTCGAGCTCCTGCCCCTGGTGCCGTTGCTCACCAATCCCGCCGCGCACGGGCTCGATGCGCCCGCGTTCGACGTGGTGATCCCATCGTTGCCTGGGTACGGCTTTTCAGATCGGCCAGCGCGCCAGGGCATGACGATGCCGTACGTCGCGGGGCTCTGGCACCGGCTCATGCACGGGCTGGGCTACGAGCGCTACGGCGCCGTCGGCGGAGACTTCGGCGCGGCGGTGAGCGCATACCTCGGCCGCGACCACCCGGGGTCGGTCATCGGCATCCACCTGTACACGCTCGATGTGGCGCCGTACGCGGGGCCGGGCGCGCGCCCGCTCACGGAGGTCGAGGCCGCCTACGACGCATACATGGAAACGTGGTGGCGGGCCGAAGGCGGGTACAAGCAGATTCAGGCGACGAAGCCCGGAACCGTCGGATACGGGCTCAACGATTCGCCGGCCGGCCTCGCGGCCTGGCTCATCGAGAAGTGGCGGTCGTGGGGCGGTTGCGCCGGCGATGTCGAGCGCGGCTTCAGCCGCGACTTCCTGCTTTCGACGCTCACGATCTACTGGGCGACCCAGACGATTACGTCGTCGATGCGAACCTATTACGACGACCGCCGCCTCGGTCCCGTGGGGCCGCACGACTACGTGGGTGTGCCGACGGCGGTCGCTGTATTCAACCACATGACGATCCCGGAAGGTGTACCGCCCCGGGAGTGGGTTGAGCGTTTGTACGCCGTCCGCCGGTGGACTGAGATGCCGAGGGGCGGCCACTTCGCGGCGTGCGAGGAGCCGGAGCTGCTGGCCCGCGATATTGGGGCGTTCTTCGGAGAGCTTTGCCAGCGGCGCGAGTAG
- a CDS encoding molybdenum cofactor biosynthesis protein MoaE → MGYLVERPLDLGRLVSLVTSPERGGVACFLGVVRNHHEGRGVARLDYSAYGPMAEAECARIVDEARARWDVAVALEHRIGPLEIGEASVAIAAASAHRDAAFAACRYVIEEVKARVPIWKREYFSDGTEEWVGAGHATG, encoded by the coding sequence GTGGGCTACCTGGTGGAGCGCCCGCTCGATCTGGGCCGACTCGTAAGCCTGGTCACGTCGCCGGAGCGCGGCGGCGTTGCATGTTTCCTGGGCGTCGTGCGCAACCATCACGAGGGGCGCGGCGTGGCGCGGCTCGACTATTCGGCGTACGGCCCGATGGCCGAGGCGGAGTGCGCGCGCATCGTCGACGAGGCGCGGGCGCGGTGGGACGTCGCGGTCGCGCTCGAGCATCGCATCGGTCCGCTCGAAATCGGTGAGGCGTCGGTGGCAATCGCCGCCGCCTCGGCGCACCGCGATGCCGCCTTTGCCGCATGCCGCTACGTGATCGAGGAGGTCAAGGCCCGGGTGCCGATCTGGAAACGGGAATACTTCAGCGACGGAACCGAGGAGTGGGTGGGGGCAGGGCATGCAACCGGTTGA
- the moaA gene encoding GTP 3',8-cyclase MoaA, translated as MSVTDRCNMRCRYCMPEEHYVWLPRASILTFEETARLVRVFTDLGVSKVRLTGGEPLLRHDLPALVRQLAGNSAVRDLALTTNGVLLAREAARLRAAGLGRVTVSLDTLRPERMLEFARSARHADILEGIRVARAAGFERIKLNTVVIRGYNDDELPDLIEFAREHEAEARFIEYMDVGGATGWSVAQVVSRREMLERLERQYGPIAPLPEPGDPAAPAERFALPDGATFGIIASTTAPFCRTCDRSRLTADGTWYLCLYAAGGIDLREPVRLGATDDELRALIRSRWEARTDRGAEERLGLADRGALYQLDTLRADPRREMHTRGG; from the coding sequence GTGTCGGTCACCGACCGCTGCAACATGCGTTGCCGGTACTGCATGCCGGAGGAGCATTACGTCTGGCTCCCGCGGGCCTCGATTCTCACCTTCGAGGAGACCGCCCGGCTCGTCCGCGTCTTCACCGACCTCGGCGTGAGCAAGGTGCGCCTCACCGGCGGCGAGCCGCTCCTGCGGCACGATCTGCCCGCGCTGGTCCGGCAGCTCGCCGGCAATTCGGCCGTCCGCGATCTCGCGCTCACCACCAATGGCGTGCTGCTCGCGCGCGAGGCGGCGCGGCTCCGCGCGGCGGGGCTCGGGCGCGTCACCGTGAGTCTCGACACGCTGCGGCCGGAGCGGATGCTGGAGTTCGCGCGGAGCGCGCGGCATGCGGACATTCTCGAGGGCATCCGCGTCGCCCGCGCCGCGGGCTTTGAACGCATCAAGCTCAACACCGTCGTGATCCGCGGATACAACGACGACGAGTTACCGGATCTGATCGAGTTCGCCCGCGAGCACGAGGCGGAGGCGCGGTTCATCGAATACATGGACGTGGGCGGCGCCACCGGATGGAGCGTGGCGCAGGTGGTATCGCGGCGGGAGATGCTCGAGCGCCTGGAACGACAGTATGGCCCGATCGCGCCGTTGCCCGAACCCGGAGACCCGGCGGCCCCCGCCGAGCGCTTCGCCCTGCCGGACGGGGCCACCTTCGGCATCATCGCTTCTACGACGGCGCCCTTCTGCCGCACCTGCGACCGGAGCCGCCTCACGGCGGACGGCACTTGGTACCTCTGCCTCTACGCTGCCGGCGGCATCGACCTGCGCGAGCCGGTCCGTCTCGGCGCCACCGACGACGAGCTGCGCGCGCTCATCCGGAGCCGTTGGGAGGCCCGCACCGACCGCGGCGCCGAGGAGCGCCTCGGCCTCGCGGACCGCGGCGCGCTCTATCAGCTCGACACACTGCGCGCCGACCCGCGGCGCGAGATGCACACCCGCGGAGGTTGA